The following are encoded together in the Equus quagga isolate Etosha38 chromosome 15, UCLA_HA_Equagga_1.0, whole genome shotgun sequence genome:
- the FAM216A gene encoding protein FAM216A, which translates to MPGQGPVSVWTECSSSAEPPAVARTVGGGGGSAGYCYYQNSKGTDRFKDGHKVNIAKLQELWKTPQIQRIHIPKSMTDVPFLKHRDLTIGQKRYLCSIAKIYNANYLRTLMKRQYMHVIQRSSHKPGALTHPRSRLSSRYAQKQHYPCTTWRHQLEREDSGPSHIAAICASEMIIQHSLWRPVRNKEGLKTGYASKTRCKLLKIFRKPGRLFMQSVSTNDSESYTNEEKKEEDLLKCMQSMSIEEQGEHLMLT; encoded by the exons ATGCCCGGCCAGGGTCCGGTGTCCGTCTGGACGGAGTGCAGCTCTTCCGCAGAGCCGCCCGCAGTGGCCAGGACAgtgggcggcggcggcgg atcaGCTGGATACTGTTATTACCAGAATTCCAAAGGTACCG ATAGATTCAAAGATGGACATAAAGTGAACATAGCCAAGCTGCAAGAGTTATGGAAAACTCCTCAAATTCAAAGAATTCACATCCCTAAATCAATGACAGATGTGCCCTTTCTAAAG CATCGAGACCTCACCATAGGCCAGAAGCGTTATCTGTGCAGCATTGCTAAGATCTATAATGCAAACTATCTGAGGACGTTAATGAAGAGGCAGTACATGCATGTGATCCAGCGCAGCTCACACAAGCCAG GTGCCCTCACTCATCCCAGGAGCCGCCTCAGCTCTCGTTACGCACAGAAGCAGCATTACCCCTGCACTACATGGCGACACCAACTGGAGAGAGAGGACTCAGGGCCTTCTCACATCGCAGCCATATGTGCATCTGAAATGATCATACAGCATTCCCTTTGGCGACCAGTGAGAAACAAAGAAGG TTTAAAAACTGGATATGCATCTAAAACAAGATGTAAGTTGCTGAAGATTTTTAGAAAACCAGGGAGACTGTTCATGCAATCAG tttcTACAAATGATTCTGAATCATACAcgaatgaagaaaaaaaggaagaagatttaCTAAAGTGTATGCAATCAATGTCAATTGAAGAACAGGGAGAACATCTGATGCTAACTTGA
- the VPS29 gene encoding vacuolar protein sorting-associated protein 29 isoform X1, with product MAGHRLVLVLGDLHIPHRCNSLPAKFKKLLVPGKIQHILCTGNLCTKESYDYLKTLAGDVHIVRGDFDENLNYPEQKVVTVGQFKIGLIHGHQVIPWGDMASLALLQRQFDVDILISGHTHKFEAFEHENKFYINPGSATGAYNALETNIIPSFVLMDIQASTVVTYVYQLIGDDVKVERIEYKKS from the exons ATG GCTGGGCACAGA TTGGTGTTGGTATTAGGAGACCTGCACATCCCGCACCGGTGCAATAGTTTGCCAGCTAAATTCAAAAAACTACTGGTGCCAGGAAAGATTCAGCACATTCTCTGCACTGGAAACCTTTGCACCAAAGAGAGTTATGACTATCTCAAGACTCTGGCCGGCGATGTTCATATTGTGAGAGGAGACTTCGATGAG AATCTGAATTATCCAGAACAGAAAGTTGTGACTGTTGGGCAGTTCAAAATTGGTTTGATCCATGGACATCAAGTTATTCCATGGGGAGACATGGCCAGCTTAGCCCTGCTGCAGAGGCAGTTTGATGTGGACATTCTTATCTCGGGACATACACACAAATTTGAAGCATTTGagcatgaaaataaattctaCATTAACCCAGGTTCTGCCACTGGAGCATATAACGCCTTGGAAAC aaacattATTCCTTCATTTGTGTTGATGGATATCCAGGCTTCTACAGTTGTCACTTACGTGTATCAGCTAATTGGAGATGACGTGAAAGTAGAACGAATCGAATACAAAAAATCTTAA
- the VPS29 gene encoding vacuolar protein sorting-associated protein 29 isoform X2 has product MLVLVLGDLHIPHRCNSLPAKFKKLLVPGKIQHILCTGNLCTKESYDYLKTLAGDVHIVRGDFDENLNYPEQKVVTVGQFKIGLIHGHQVIPWGDMASLALLQRQFDVDILISGHTHKFEAFEHENKFYINPGSATGAYNALETNIIPSFVLMDIQASTVVTYVYQLIGDDVKVERIEYKKS; this is encoded by the exons ATG TTGGTGTTGGTATTAGGAGACCTGCACATCCCGCACCGGTGCAATAGTTTGCCAGCTAAATTCAAAAAACTACTGGTGCCAGGAAAGATTCAGCACATTCTCTGCACTGGAAACCTTTGCACCAAAGAGAGTTATGACTATCTCAAGACTCTGGCCGGCGATGTTCATATTGTGAGAGGAGACTTCGATGAG AATCTGAATTATCCAGAACAGAAAGTTGTGACTGTTGGGCAGTTCAAAATTGGTTTGATCCATGGACATCAAGTTATTCCATGGGGAGACATGGCCAGCTTAGCCCTGCTGCAGAGGCAGTTTGATGTGGACATTCTTATCTCGGGACATACACACAAATTTGAAGCATTTGagcatgaaaataaattctaCATTAACCCAGGTTCTGCCACTGGAGCATATAACGCCTTGGAAAC aaacattATTCCTTCATTTGTGTTGATGGATATCCAGGCTTCTACAGTTGTCACTTACGTGTATCAGCTAATTGGAGATGACGTGAAAGTAGAACGAATCGAATACAAAAAATCTTAA